The Streptomyces vinaceus genome contains the following window.
CAGGGGAAGAAGGACGGGGACATGTGCCCGACGCGCAGTTTGCTGTCGCGGTCGGGCACGAAGTACTTGTCGTGGGTGCGCACCAGGTCGTCGTACGCGCCGGTGCGCTTGACCTCCAGCACCGCCGCCGTGAACCGCTTCTTCTGGGCGCTGGTCAGGTTCTTCTGGTTCTGCCGGGTGTACATGCGGGGCTCCTCAGCCGTGGTGCGGGGCCGCGAACGCCAGCTGGGTGGTGCCGAGTTCGTCGACGGCGGCGCGGGCGAGTTCCAGCGGCGTCGCGAAGGACTGGAAGTGGTTGATCCCGCTCAGGTAGCTGCCGTCCGCGCGGCGCATGACGTGCAGGGGGCGGCCGTCGATGCGGACCCCGGCGGGGTCGACGGCGATGTGCCGGCCCCGGTACGTCTCCTCGGCGAGGGGGGCGGGGGTCAGGGTCTGCCGGGGGCCGCGGGCGCGCAGTACCGGGGCCAGGGCCGCGGCCGTGCCGGCGAGCACCGCCGCCGTGAAGGCCGTACGAAGGACCGTGCGGCGGCTGAGTGCTGCGGAGGCGGGTGTGGCGTACATACGGTCTCCCTCGCTCGGTGGTCCGCGCCACGGGGTCTAACGCGGCGCGGCGGGCGAGGTCACCTCGGCAGCTCAAGGCGCTTGTAGAAGAGGGTGGTGGGGTGCAGCCGGCCGGCCGGGTCGGTGGCGTAGTCGGGGATGGTGCCGGCCTCGGTCCAGCCCGCGCCGTGGTAGACGTGCTCGGCGCCGCTGCCGGTCTCGGTGTCGAGGACGAGCAGCAGCACCCCGGCGCGGGCGGCGGCGTGTTCGGCCTCGCGGAGGAGGGCGCGGGCGGTGCCGCGGCCGCGGGCCCCGGGATGCACCATGAGCTTGCGCAGCTCGGCGCGGTGACGGCCGTTGGGCTTGGATTCGCGGTACCAGCTGACGGTGCCGTCGAGCCGGCCCCCGGCCGGGCGGGAGACCCAGAGGGCGAGGGAGCCCTCCTCGACGGCGGGGGCGAGCGAATCCCACCAGGCCGCGGCCGCGGTGTGGTCGAGGTCGCCGAGGAAGCCGAGGGAGGAGCCGGCGCGGACCACGGCGAGCAGCAGGTCGGCGAGTTCGTCGCGGTGGGCGGCCAGCCGGGCGGCGTCGAGCCGGGTGATCACGGAGGTCATGCGGCGAGGATAGGGATCAGGCCGCGGTCCGCCGCAGGCGGGGCAGGTGCAGGTCCCGGAAGACGGTGGCCGGCGGCGTCGACGACGGCCAGGGCGCGCAGCGGGAGCGTGCGGCGGCGCAGGCAGACCGTGGTGGCGGCGGCCACGGAGGCGAGGACGACGAGCAGGAGCCAGTCGCGGGTCCAGTCGAGCGGGTGGCGGTCGAGGATGAGGTCGCGGAGGGTGCCGCCGGAGAGGGCGGCGGCCGCTGCCGCCGCACGGGGCCGGGCGGACGGCCCCGTGCGGCGGGACCGGGTTTACGGCGAGGGGAGTTCGGCGAAGTCCGCCACCAGGGCGTGGTGGTGGCCCGTGGTCCCGAGGGTGAGGGCCGCGGTCTTGGCGCGCTTCAGGTAGAGGTGGGCCGGGTGCTCCCAGGTCATGCCGATGCCGCCGTGCAGCTGGACGCACTCCTCGGCCGCCCGCACCGCGACGCCGGAGCAGTACGCCTGGGCGACCGCCACCGTGAGCGGGGCGTCGGGCGCCCCGGTGGCCAGGGCGTCCGCCGCGGCGCGGGCCGCCGCACGCGCCGAGGCCACGTCCAGCCACAGCCGCGCCAGCCGGTGCTTGAGCGCCTGGAAGGAGCCGACCGGCCGGTTGAACTGGTGGCGGCCGCGCACGTGCCGCACCGTCTCCGTCAGGCACCACTGCGCGAGCCCGAGCTGCTCGGAGGCCAGCAGCCCGGCCCCCGAGAGCAGCGCTCCGGCGACCGCGGCCCGCGCCGTCGCCGGGTCCGCGAGCCGGGTTCCCGCGCCCCCGGCCAGCGTCACCGTGGCGAGCGGGCGGGTCAGGTCCAGCGGGACCGGCTCCGTCAGCGAGACCGCGCCCGCCGGGACCGCGTACAGCCCCGTGTCGGCGAGGACCAGCAGGACGTCGGCGGCCACCGCGTCCGCCACCGAGGTGACGGTGCCCGTCAGGATCCCGCCGCCGGTGTCCCGTACGGCGGCCGGCAGCGGCGCGCCCGGGGCCTGCGTCAGCGGCAGCGCCGGTACGCACACCAGCCGGCCCGAGGCCAGTTCCCGCAGCAGCTCGGCGGCCTCCGGGGTGTCGCAGCCCAGCAGGATCTCCGTCGCGAGCACCGCGCTCGTCAGGTACGGAACCGGCGCCACCGCCCGCCCCAGCTCCTCCAGGACCACGGCCGCCTCCCGGTGGCCCGCGCCCTGGCCGCCGAGCTTCTCCGGTACGAGCAGCCCGGCCGTGCCGATCTCCGCCGCGAGCGTGTGCCACAGGCCGGGATCGTGCGGCCGGCCGGTCTCCGCCCGGGCGAGTACGTCGGCCGGTGCGCACCGGTCCGCGAGCAGGGCCCGTACGGCGGAGCGGAGCTCCTCCTCCGTCTCGGAGTAGAGCAGGTCGAACGCGGTGCTCATCGGGCCAGGTCCTTCCAGGCGAGGTCCTTGTCGTCGCGCGGCTCGGCGGGCAGGCCGAGGACGCGTTCGGCGACGATGTTGAGGAGGATTTCGCTGGTGCCGCCCTCGATGCTGTTGCCCTTGGCGCGCAGGTAGCGGTAGCCGGCGTCGCGGCCGGTGAAGTCGACGAGTTCGGGCCGGCGCATCGTCCAGTCCTCGTACAGCAGGCCCTCCTCGCCGAGGAGTTCCACCTCCAGGCCGCTGATCTCCTGGTTGAGGCGGGCGAAGGTGAGCTTCATCCCGGAGCCCTCGGGGCCGGGCTGGCCGGCGGCGAGCTGCTGGCGCAGCCGCTCGCCGGTGAGCCGGGCCACCTCGGCCTCCACCCACAGTTCGAGCAGGCGCTGGTGCAGGGCGTGGGTACGCAGCCCGGGCCGCTCGCGCCAGGCCACGGCGACGGGCGCGATCATGCCGCCCTCGCGCGGGATGCGCATGCCGCCGATGGAGACGCGTTCGTTCATCAGGGTGGTGCGGGCGACCTCCCAGCCCTGGCCGACCGCGCCGAGGCGGTGGCTGTCGGGGATGCGGACGCCGGTCAGGAAGACCTCGTTGAACTCGGCCTCGCCGGTGATCTGGCGCAGTGGCCTGACGTCGACGCCGGGGGCGTGCATGTCGCAGAGGAAGTACGTGATGCCCTGGTGCTTGGGCAGCGTGGGATCGGTGCGGGCGATCAGGATGGCCCAGCGGGCGGTGTGGGCGCTGGAGGTCCACACCTTCTGCCCGTCGACGATCCAGTCGCCGCTCCCGGCCTCGCGGACCGCGCGGGTGCCGAGCGCGGCGAGGTCGGAGCCGGCGCCGGGCTCGCTGAAGAGCTGGCACCAGACCTCCTCCCCCACCCACAGCGGGCGCAGGAAGCGCCGTTTCTGCTCGTCGGTGCCGTACGCGAGGATCGTGGGCGCGGCCATGCCGAGGCCGATGCCGATCCGGCGCGGGTCGTTGTCGGGGGCGCCGGCGGCTTCGAGTTCGGTGTCGACGAGGGCCTGGAGGGTGCGGGGTGCGGCGAGTCCGCCGAGGCCCTCGGGGTAGTGGACCCAGGCGAGGCCGGCGTCGAAGCGGGCCCGCAGGAAGTCGGCGCGGTCGGTGTCGGCGGGCGGGTGCGCGGCGAGCAGTTCCCGGACGCGCGTGAGCAGGTGGTCGGCGGTGATCGCGGTCATCGGGACGCTCCGGGCTGCCGGGGCATGGACAGGACGACCCGGCCGGTGGTGGCGCCGTCGGCGAGGCGCTGTACGGCGTCCGCGACGTCGGGCAGCGCGATGAGTTCGCTGATCAGAGGCTTGATCGCGCCTTCGCCGGCGAGGCGGGTGAGTTCGGTGTGGCAGGCGAGGATGGCGGCCGGGTCCTTGGCCGCGTACAGGCCCCAGTGGAGGCCGAGGATCGAGTAGTTCTTGACGAGGGCGTGGTTCAGGGCGGGCGTGGGGATGGTGCCGCTCGCGAAGCCGACGACGACGATCCGGCCCTCGAAGGCCACGCATTTGGCGGAGGCGGTGTACGAGGCGCCGCCGACGGGGTCGTAGACCACGTCGGCCCCGCGGCCGCCGGTGAACTCCTTGACGCGGGAGACGACGTCCTCGCCCGTACGGTCGATCACCAGGTCGCAGCCGAGTTCTTCGGCGGTGCGCACCTTGGACTTGCCCCCGACGACCCCGATGACGGTGGCCCCGGCGGCCTTGCCGAGCTGGACGGCGGCGCTGCCCACCCCGCCGGCGGCGGCGTGCACGAGCAGGGTCTCGCCGGCTTCGAGGCGCGCGCGGCGGTGCAGGCCGAACCATCCGGTCTGGTAGCCGATGTGCAGGGCCGCGGCCTCGGCGTCGTCCAGGCTCTCGGGCGCCGGGAGCAGGGCCCGCTCGGACGCGGTGACGTACTCGGCGAAGCCCCCGTGGGGCAGGGTCGGGTTGGCGATGACGCGGCGGCCGTCGTCGGTGAGGCCGCAGATCTCGACGCCGGGGGTGAAGGGCAGGGGCGGGCGGATCTGGTACTGGCCGCGGACGAGCAGCGCGTCGGGGAAGTTGAGGTTCGCCGCGAGGACCCGCAGCCGCACCTCGCCCTCCCCGGGGACCGGTTCGGGAATCTCCTCCAGGCGCAGGGCCTCTCGGGGTTCGCCGGGGGTATGTACTCGCCATGCCTGCATCCGGGGCCTCCAGCCGCCGTCGAGGAACCACGCTCCGCGGGCATACTAAGCGGTCGCTTGCCGCTCTGGGAACCGTCGGCGGAACGGATTCCGGGCCGGACCGAAACACCACGCGTCAATCCGGCCACTTCAGCCCCCCGGTCAGGCAGCATGTGGCGTGCACTCGTCATGACTTGAGTCCAGGGGGGACCACCACATGGGAAGAAGCATGTCCGCGGCCGCTGCCGCCGTCGTTCTGGCCGGTCTGATCACGGCCGCCGCCCCCGCCTCGGCGGCGGGGACCGCGTGCGCGCCGGACATCCTCCGGCTGCCGGCCCTCGCTCAGGGCCCCTCGCCCGCCTACGGATCCGTACGGGCCTTCGGGGCCGGCGGCCTGGTGGCCGGCGAAAGCGTCGGACTGCCCGCGTACTGGACGGCCGACCACGCGGTGCACGCCCTCCCGCTGCCCGAGGGCTTCGTGTCCGGCCAGGTCCTCGCGGTGAACGCGAAGGGCCTGATGGTCGGCACCCTCCGGCGGGCCGGCGCCCCCGACACGCCGTACGGGTTCACCTATCAGCAGGGGGCGGCGGCGATCCGGCTGATCGGCGGCGGAACCACCGCCGGCGCGGTGACGGACGTCAACGACGCGGGCCGCTCCGTCGGGATGGAGGGCGGCGTCGCCAAGGAATGGCTGAACGGCGCGGTGGTGCGCGAGCTGCCCGTGCCCGCGGACGCCCGCCCGGGCACCAGGATCGTCTCGGTGAACGGGATCAACGCGCGCGGGGACGTCGTCGGCACGGCGCAGACGTCCTACGAGGAGGACGACCAGCTCCGGGGCAAGACCTTCCCGGTCGTCTGGCCCGCCGGGGGCGGGTACCCGCCGTACAGCCTGCAGGTGTGGACCGAGGACGACCGGACGGTGTGGACGACCGCGGCCGGTATCGACGACCGCGGCCGGGTCGTCGGCCACGAGGACCGCAGCTACCGCGACTGGCAGGAGCGCAAGCCGGCCGTCTGGAAGAAGCCGTACGACGCCCTGCCGAACGACCCCGGCCGGGTCAAGGGCTACGAACAGCTGACCTTCGACGGGCTCAGCCCGGCCACGAACGTCGCCGTCGGCTCGGCCGTCACCTTCGTCGACGGATACCCCAACTTCCTGCACGCCGCGTACTGGCCGGGCACCGGGGCCCCACTGGCACTCCCCCACCCCGCCGGCACCGGTCCCGACTCGCGCAGCTCGGCGTACGCGGCCTCGGACGACGACCGGGTGGGCGGCACGTTCTACGACTGGGACACGATGAAGGGCACCGCCGTGGTGTGGACCTGCGCGAGCAAGCAGGCGTACGCACCGCAGGGTTGACCCCTTCGCGGGCCTGGTGATCTCGGCGCCCGCGCGCTATCGATGCCCCATGACGGACGAGATCCCGCGCGGGCTGCCCGCGCCCCCGCCGCTCGGCGCGGCCGCCCTGCCCCCCGGCACGTACCGGGGGCAGGTGGTCCTCGTGACGGGCGGCGGGACCGGGCTGGGCAAGGCCATCGCCGCCGAGTTCGCGCGGCTCGGCGCGGATCTGGTGATCGCGGGCCGGCGCGCCGGGCAGCTGGAGGCGGCGCGGCAGGAGCTGGCGGCCGTCCCCGGCGCGGGCCGGGTGACGGCCGCCGTCTGCGACATCCGGGATCCCGAGCGGATCGCGGAGGTCTTCGACGCGGCGCAGGACGCGCTCGGACTGCCGGACGTCCTCGTCAACAACGCGGCCGCCAACTTCCCCTCCCCGGCGGAGGAGCTGTCCCCGGGCGCCTGGCGCGCGGTCGTCGACACCACCCTCACCGGCACCTGGTTCATGACCCGCGAGTTCGGCCGCCGCCACCTCGGCGCCGCCACCCCCGGATCCATCGTGAACATCGGCGCCTCCTACGCCTGGACCGGCGGGCCGGGCTTCGCCCACAGCGCGGCCGCCAAGGCCGGGGTGAAGAACCTGGTGGAGACGCTCGCCGTCGAGTGGGGCCCGTACGGCATCCAGGTCAACGGGCTCGTCCCCGGCCTGTTCCCGCACGAGGACATGACCGAGGACATCCGCGGCGGACTGGAGCGCACCGCACCCGGGGCGAAGGACACGCGCCAGCCCGCCCTGCGCGTCGGGGCCCCGCGCGAACTCGGCTGGGCGGCCACCTTCCTGGCCTCTCCGTACGCCCGGTTCGTCACCGGGCACACGCTGGTGGTCGACGGGGCGAACTGGCAGCGCCGCTCGCTGGTCAACCCGGAGGTGGTCCCGGTCCGCACGCAGCTGGGCCGCGGCCCGTTCACCCCCTGAGCGCCGGTTGTCGGTGCCCGGTGCGAAGATCCGTTCATGTCTCTCGCCGATCTGACCTTCACCCGCTGGCGTTCACTCGACCGGGCCGCCGCCGGGCGCATCGCGCAGGAGGCCGCCGAGCAGGCGGGCGGCCGCGTGGTGCTGCTCGACACCGTCGACCACCTCGGCGGGCCGCTGCACCGCGTCCGTATCGAGCGCGGTGGGCGGGAGTTCGCCCTCGTACCCGGCGGCCCGGTGCGGCTCGGGTTCGACCTGGACGCCTGGACGCCGACGCCCGCGCAGGTCGCCGACTTCGAGGAGAGCCGGGCGGAAGGGTACGGGTACGAGCTCCCGCTGAAGGAGTACCTCGCCGAGGTGCTCAGCCCGGTCCGCACCGCCACGCCGGCCACGGTGCTCATGGCGGTGGAGGACGAGACGCTGACCGAGCCCGCGGACGCGATGGCGCAGGTGCTCGCGGCGCGCGGGCTGCGGATGCCGAGCGCCGACGAATGGGAGCACGCCTGCGGGGCCGGGGCGGGCACCCTGTTCCGGTGGGGGAACGAGT
Protein-coding sequences here:
- a CDS encoding tyrosinase family oxidase copper chaperone, whose protein sequence is MYATPASAALSRRTVLRTAFTAAVLAGTAAALAPVLRARGPRQTLTPAPLAEETYRGRHIAVDPAGVRIDGRPLHVMRRADGSYLSGINHFQSFATPLELARAAVDELGTTQLAFAAPHHG
- a CDS encoding GNAT family N-acetyltransferase codes for the protein MTSVITRLDAARLAAHRDELADLLLAVVRAGSSLGFLGDLDHTAAAAWWDSLAPAVEEGSLALWVSRPAGGRLDGTVSWYRESKPNGRHRAELRKLMVHPGARGRGTARALLREAEHAAARAGVLLLVLDTETGSGAEHVYHGAGWTEAGTIPDYATDPAGRLHPTTLFYKRLELPR
- a CDS encoding acyl-CoA dehydrogenase family protein, with the translated sequence MSTAFDLLYSETEEELRSAVRALLADRCAPADVLARAETGRPHDPGLWHTLAAEIGTAGLLVPEKLGGQGAGHREAAVVLEELGRAVAPVPYLTSAVLATEILLGCDTPEAAELLRELASGRLVCVPALPLTQAPGAPLPAAVRDTGGGILTGTVTSVADAVAADVLLVLADTGLYAVPAGAVSLTEPVPLDLTRPLATVTLAGGAGTRLADPATARAAVAGALLSGAGLLASEQLGLAQWCLTETVRHVRGRHQFNRPVGSFQALKHRLARLWLDVASARAAARAAADALATGAPDAPLTVAVAQAYCSGVAVRAAEECVQLHGGIGMTWEHPAHLYLKRAKTAALTLGTTGHHHALVADFAELPSP
- a CDS encoding acyl-CoA dehydrogenase family protein — its product is MTAITADHLLTRVRELLAAHPPADTDRADFLRARFDAGLAWVHYPEGLGGLAAPRTLQALVDTELEAAGAPDNDPRRIGIGLGMAAPTILAYGTDEQKRRFLRPLWVGEEVWCQLFSEPGAGSDLAALGTRAVREAGSGDWIVDGQKVWTSSAHTARWAILIARTDPTLPKHQGITYFLCDMHAPGVDVRPLRQITGEAEFNEVFLTGVRIPDSHRLGAVGQGWEVARTTLMNERVSIGGMRIPREGGMIAPVAVAWRERPGLRTHALHQRLLELWVEAEVARLTGERLRQQLAAGQPGPEGSGMKLTFARLNQEISGLEVELLGEEGLLYEDWTMRRPELVDFTGRDAGYRYLRAKGNSIEGGTSEILLNIVAERVLGLPAEPRDDKDLAWKDLAR
- a CDS encoding NADPH:quinone oxidoreductase family protein, which translates into the protein MQAWRVHTPGEPREALRLEEIPEPVPGEGEVRLRVLAANLNFPDALLVRGQYQIRPPLPFTPGVEICGLTDDGRRVIANPTLPHGGFAEYVTASERALLPAPESLDDAEAAALHIGYQTGWFGLHRRARLEAGETLLVHAAAGGVGSAAVQLGKAAGATVIGVVGGKSKVRTAEELGCDLVIDRTGEDVVSRVKEFTGGRGADVVYDPVGGASYTASAKCVAFEGRIVVVGFASGTIPTPALNHALVKNYSILGLHWGLYAAKDPAAILACHTELTRLAGEGAIKPLISELIALPDVADAVQRLADGATTGRVVLSMPRQPGASR
- a CDS encoding SDR family oxidoreductase, coding for MTDEIPRGLPAPPPLGAAALPPGTYRGQVVLVTGGGTGLGKAIAAEFARLGADLVIAGRRAGQLEAARQELAAVPGAGRVTAAVCDIRDPERIAEVFDAAQDALGLPDVLVNNAAANFPSPAEELSPGAWRAVVDTTLTGTWFMTREFGRRHLGAATPGSIVNIGASYAWTGGPGFAHSAAAKAGVKNLVETLAVEWGPYGIQVNGLVPGLFPHEDMTEDIRGGLERTAPGAKDTRQPALRVGAPRELGWAATFLASPYARFVTGHTLVVDGANWQRRSLVNPEVVPVRTQLGRGPFTP